The following are encoded together in the Chaetodon auriga isolate fChaAug3 chromosome 6, fChaAug3.hap1, whole genome shotgun sequence genome:
- the LOC143322169 gene encoding cytochrome P450 2D15-like isoform X2, producing MFASVALLLAVVLLLLLLGQNRRPKNFPPGPRPIPIIGNLLDLNLENPIADLNRLAKCYGNVYSMFIGPRPAVIINGVQALKEALVNKGADFSGRPQNLMVNHISQVKAHAPGVVLADYNNVWKEQRRFGLMTLRNFGLGKQLMEQSILDETERIMKILEQSVGKTMSPKHLFHSAASNIICGVLFGMQFDYDDDLLKDFVNFFYDSSKMINGPWSMIYDAIPLVRNLPLPFNKVFQLFRVCFLKHFKLMAESKKTRVPGKPRHFIDCYLDEIDKRGNDGSSFSEDQLCSYLMDLHFAGTDTTANTVLTAFLYLMNYPEAQEQCQKEIDKILDGKDYVSFECRDQMPYVQAVLHEVQRLANTVPLSVFHCTTKDTELMGYSIPRGTVVIPNLHSVLNEEGQWKSPHGFHPENFLNEKGEFVKPEAFTPFSVGPRTCLGEGLARMELFLIVVTLLRRFKFIWPEDAGEPDYTPIFGATQTPKPYSMKLQLR from the exons ATGTTTGCATCTGTGGCTCTGCTCTTGGCGGTTGTTCTGCTCTTGCTGCTCCTGGGTCAGAACCGCAGGCCCAAAAATTTCCCTCCAGGCCCCCGGCCCATCCCCATCATTGGAAACCTGCTGGACCTCAATCTGGAGAACCCCATTGCAGATCTGAACAGG TTGGCCAAATGCTATGGTAATGTCTACAGCATGTTCATTGGTCCCAGGCCTGCAGTCATCATCAATGGAGTGCAGGCCTTGAAAGAAGCCCTGGTCAACAAAGGTGCTGACTTCTCTGGCAGACCACAAAACCTGATGGTCAATCATATATCACAAGTTAAAG CTCATGCTCCTGGAGTGGTTCTAGCAGATTATAACAATGTATGGAAAGAGCAACGACGCTTTGGTCTGATGACCCTGAGAAACTTTGGCCTTGGGAAACAGCTCATGGAGCAGAGCATCCTGGACGAGACAGAACGCATCATGAAGATACTGGAGCAGAGTGTCG GTAAGACGATGAGTCCTAAACACCTGTTCCACAGTGCAGCCTCCAACATCATCTGCGGAGTTCTGTTTGGAATGCAGTTCGACTATGACGATGACCTCTTGAAGGATTTTGTTAACTTTTTTTATGACAGCTCCAAAATGATCAATGGGCCCTGGAGTATG ATTTATGACGCTATTCCCCTGGTACGCAACCTGCCACTGCCCTTCAACAAAGTCTTTCAATTGTTCAGGGTATGTTTTCTGAAACACTTCAAA TTGATGGCTGAGAGCAAAAAGACCAGAGTTCCTGGTAAACCACGACATTTCATTGACTGCTACCTGGATGAAATtgataag AGAGGAAACGATGGCTCGTCATTTTCTGAAGACCAGCTTTGTTCATATCTCATGGATCTTCACTTTGCTGGGACAGACACGACCGCCAACACCGTGCTCACTGCCTTCCTCTACCTAATGAATTATCCAGAGGCACAGG AGCAATGTCAGAAGGAAATCGACAAAATTCTGGATGGGAAGGATTACGTCAGCTTTGAATGCAGGGACCAGATGCCATATGTGCAG GCCGTCCTTCATGAGGTCCAGAGGTTGGCTAACACTGttcctctcagtgttttccacTGCACCACTAAAGACACAGAGCTAATGGGATACTCCATACCCAGG GGAACCGTTGTCATCCCCAACCTGCACTCAGTGCTGAATGAGGAGGGACAGTGGAAATCCCCCCACGGATTCCACCCTGAAAACTTCCTCAATGAGAAGGGCGAGTTTGTGAAGCCAGAGGCTTTCACGCCTTTCTCTGTCG GTCCTCGTACGTGTCTTGGAGAAGGTCTGGCTCGAATGGAACTCTTCCTCATCGTTGTGACTCTGCTGAGGAGGTTTAAGTTCATCTGGCCTGAGGATGCAGGAGAGCCAGACTACACTCCTATTTTTGGAGCGACCCAGACCCCCAAACCGTATTCCATGAAGCTCCAACTCAGATAG
- the LOC143322169 gene encoding cytochrome P450 2D15-like isoform X3, which yields MFASVALLLAVVLLLLLLGQNRRPKNFPPGPRPIPIIGNLLDLNLENPIADLNRLAKCYGNVYSMFIGPRPAVIINGVQALKEALVNKGADFSGRPQNLMVNHISQVKAHAPGVVLADYNNVWKEQRRFGLMTLRNFGLGKQLMEQSILDETERIMKILEQSVGKTMSPKHLFHSAASNIICGVLFGMQFDYDDDLLKDFVNFFYDSSKMINGPWSMIYDAIPLVRNLPLPFNKVFQLFRVCRSIIIVLMAESKKTRVPGKPRHFIDCYLDEIDKRGNDGSSFSEDQLCSYLMDLHFAGTDTTANTVLTAFLYLMNYPEAQEQCQKEIDKILDGKDYVSFECRDQMPYVQAVLHEVQRLANTVPLSVFHCTTKDTELMGYSIPRGTVVIPNLHSVLNEEGQWKSPHGFHPENFLNEKGEFVKPEAFTPFSVGPRTCLGEGLARMELFLIVVTLLRRFKFIWPEDAGEPDYTPIFGATQTPKPYSMKLQLR from the exons ATGTTTGCATCTGTGGCTCTGCTCTTGGCGGTTGTTCTGCTCTTGCTGCTCCTGGGTCAGAACCGCAGGCCCAAAAATTTCCCTCCAGGCCCCCGGCCCATCCCCATCATTGGAAACCTGCTGGACCTCAATCTGGAGAACCCCATTGCAGATCTGAACAGG TTGGCCAAATGCTATGGTAATGTCTACAGCATGTTCATTGGTCCCAGGCCTGCAGTCATCATCAATGGAGTGCAGGCCTTGAAAGAAGCCCTGGTCAACAAAGGTGCTGACTTCTCTGGCAGACCACAAAACCTGATGGTCAATCATATATCACAAGTTAAAG CTCATGCTCCTGGAGTGGTTCTAGCAGATTATAACAATGTATGGAAAGAGCAACGACGCTTTGGTCTGATGACCCTGAGAAACTTTGGCCTTGGGAAACAGCTCATGGAGCAGAGCATCCTGGACGAGACAGAACGCATCATGAAGATACTGGAGCAGAGTGTCG GTAAGACGATGAGTCCTAAACACCTGTTCCACAGTGCAGCCTCCAACATCATCTGCGGAGTTCTGTTTGGAATGCAGTTCGACTATGACGATGACCTCTTGAAGGATTTTGTTAACTTTTTTTATGACAGCTCCAAAATGATCAATGGGCCCTGGAGTATG ATTTATGACGCTATTCCCCTGGTACGCAACCTGCCACTGCCCTTCAACAAAGTCTTTCAATTGTTCAGGGTAT GCCGATCAATaatcattgtt TTGATGGCTGAGAGCAAAAAGACCAGAGTTCCTGGTAAACCACGACATTTCATTGACTGCTACCTGGATGAAATtgataag AGAGGAAACGATGGCTCGTCATTTTCTGAAGACCAGCTTTGTTCATATCTCATGGATCTTCACTTTGCTGGGACAGACACGACCGCCAACACCGTGCTCACTGCCTTCCTCTACCTAATGAATTATCCAGAGGCACAGG AGCAATGTCAGAAGGAAATCGACAAAATTCTGGATGGGAAGGATTACGTCAGCTTTGAATGCAGGGACCAGATGCCATATGTGCAG GCCGTCCTTCATGAGGTCCAGAGGTTGGCTAACACTGttcctctcagtgttttccacTGCACCACTAAAGACACAGAGCTAATGGGATACTCCATACCCAGG GGAACCGTTGTCATCCCCAACCTGCACTCAGTGCTGAATGAGGAGGGACAGTGGAAATCCCCCCACGGATTCCACCCTGAAAACTTCCTCAATGAGAAGGGCGAGTTTGTGAAGCCAGAGGCTTTCACGCCTTTCTCTGTCG GTCCTCGTACGTGTCTTGGAGAAGGTCTGGCTCGAATGGAACTCTTCCTCATCGTTGTGACTCTGCTGAGGAGGTTTAAGTTCATCTGGCCTGAGGATGCAGGAGAGCCAGACTACACTCCTATTTTTGGAGCGACCCAGACCCCCAAACCGTATTCCATGAAGCTCCAACTCAGATAG
- the LOC143322169 gene encoding cytochrome P450 2D15-like isoform X4 has translation MFASVALLLAVVLLLLLLGQNRRPKNFPPGPRPIPIIGNLLDLNLENPIADLNRLAKCYGNVYSMFIGPRPAVIINGVQALKEALVNKGADFSGRPQNLMVNHISQVKAHAPGVVLADYNNVWKEQRRFGLMTLRNFGLGKQLMEQSILDETERIMKILEQSVGKTMSPKHLFHSAASNIICGVLFGMQFDYDDDLLKDFVNFFYDSSKMINGPWSMIYDAIPLVRNLPLPFNKVFQLFRLMAESKKTRVPGKPRHFIDCYLDEIDKRGNDGSSFSEDQLCSYLMDLHFAGTDTTANTVLTAFLYLMNYPEAQEQCQKEIDKILDGKDYVSFECRDQMPYVQAVLHEVQRLANTVPLSVFHCTTKDTELMGYSIPRGTVVIPNLHSVLNEEGQWKSPHGFHPENFLNEKGEFVKPEAFTPFSVGPRTCLGEGLARMELFLIVVTLLRRFKFIWPEDAGEPDYTPIFGATQTPKPYSMKLQLR, from the exons ATGTTTGCATCTGTGGCTCTGCTCTTGGCGGTTGTTCTGCTCTTGCTGCTCCTGGGTCAGAACCGCAGGCCCAAAAATTTCCCTCCAGGCCCCCGGCCCATCCCCATCATTGGAAACCTGCTGGACCTCAATCTGGAGAACCCCATTGCAGATCTGAACAGG TTGGCCAAATGCTATGGTAATGTCTACAGCATGTTCATTGGTCCCAGGCCTGCAGTCATCATCAATGGAGTGCAGGCCTTGAAAGAAGCCCTGGTCAACAAAGGTGCTGACTTCTCTGGCAGACCACAAAACCTGATGGTCAATCATATATCACAAGTTAAAG CTCATGCTCCTGGAGTGGTTCTAGCAGATTATAACAATGTATGGAAAGAGCAACGACGCTTTGGTCTGATGACCCTGAGAAACTTTGGCCTTGGGAAACAGCTCATGGAGCAGAGCATCCTGGACGAGACAGAACGCATCATGAAGATACTGGAGCAGAGTGTCG GTAAGACGATGAGTCCTAAACACCTGTTCCACAGTGCAGCCTCCAACATCATCTGCGGAGTTCTGTTTGGAATGCAGTTCGACTATGACGATGACCTCTTGAAGGATTTTGTTAACTTTTTTTATGACAGCTCCAAAATGATCAATGGGCCCTGGAGTATG ATTTATGACGCTATTCCCCTGGTACGCAACCTGCCACTGCCCTTCAACAAAGTCTTTCAATTGTTCAGG TTGATGGCTGAGAGCAAAAAGACCAGAGTTCCTGGTAAACCACGACATTTCATTGACTGCTACCTGGATGAAATtgataag AGAGGAAACGATGGCTCGTCATTTTCTGAAGACCAGCTTTGTTCATATCTCATGGATCTTCACTTTGCTGGGACAGACACGACCGCCAACACCGTGCTCACTGCCTTCCTCTACCTAATGAATTATCCAGAGGCACAGG AGCAATGTCAGAAGGAAATCGACAAAATTCTGGATGGGAAGGATTACGTCAGCTTTGAATGCAGGGACCAGATGCCATATGTGCAG GCCGTCCTTCATGAGGTCCAGAGGTTGGCTAACACTGttcctctcagtgttttccacTGCACCACTAAAGACACAGAGCTAATGGGATACTCCATACCCAGG GGAACCGTTGTCATCCCCAACCTGCACTCAGTGCTGAATGAGGAGGGACAGTGGAAATCCCCCCACGGATTCCACCCTGAAAACTTCCTCAATGAGAAGGGCGAGTTTGTGAAGCCAGAGGCTTTCACGCCTTTCTCTGTCG GTCCTCGTACGTGTCTTGGAGAAGGTCTGGCTCGAATGGAACTCTTCCTCATCGTTGTGACTCTGCTGAGGAGGTTTAAGTTCATCTGGCCTGAGGATGCAGGAGAGCCAGACTACACTCCTATTTTTGGAGCGACCCAGACCCCCAAACCGTATTCCATGAAGCTCCAACTCAGATAG
- the LOC143322169 gene encoding cytochrome P450 2D15-like isoform X1 produces the protein MFASVALLLAVVLLLLLLGQNRRPKNFPPGPRPIPIIGNLLDLNLENPIADLNRLAKCYGNVYSMFIGPRPAVIINGVQALKEALVNKGADFSGRPQNLMVNHISQVKAHAPGVVLADYNNVWKEQRRFGLMTLRNFGLGKQLMEQSILDETERIMKILEQSVGKTMSPKHLFHSAASNIICGVLFGMQFDYDDDLLKDFVNFFYDSSKMINGPWSMIYDAIPLVRNLPLPFNKVFQLFRSAREQRSELMAESKKTRVPGKPRHFIDCYLDEIDKRGNDGSSFSEDQLCSYLMDLHFAGTDTTANTVLTAFLYLMNYPEAQEQCQKEIDKILDGKDYVSFECRDQMPYVQAVLHEVQRLANTVPLSVFHCTTKDTELMGYSIPRGTVVIPNLHSVLNEEGQWKSPHGFHPENFLNEKGEFVKPEAFTPFSVGPRTCLGEGLARMELFLIVVTLLRRFKFIWPEDAGEPDYTPIFGATQTPKPYSMKLQLR, from the exons ATGTTTGCATCTGTGGCTCTGCTCTTGGCGGTTGTTCTGCTCTTGCTGCTCCTGGGTCAGAACCGCAGGCCCAAAAATTTCCCTCCAGGCCCCCGGCCCATCCCCATCATTGGAAACCTGCTGGACCTCAATCTGGAGAACCCCATTGCAGATCTGAACAGG TTGGCCAAATGCTATGGTAATGTCTACAGCATGTTCATTGGTCCCAGGCCTGCAGTCATCATCAATGGAGTGCAGGCCTTGAAAGAAGCCCTGGTCAACAAAGGTGCTGACTTCTCTGGCAGACCACAAAACCTGATGGTCAATCATATATCACAAGTTAAAG CTCATGCTCCTGGAGTGGTTCTAGCAGATTATAACAATGTATGGAAAGAGCAACGACGCTTTGGTCTGATGACCCTGAGAAACTTTGGCCTTGGGAAACAGCTCATGGAGCAGAGCATCCTGGACGAGACAGAACGCATCATGAAGATACTGGAGCAGAGTGTCG GTAAGACGATGAGTCCTAAACACCTGTTCCACAGTGCAGCCTCCAACATCATCTGCGGAGTTCTGTTTGGAATGCAGTTCGACTATGACGATGACCTCTTGAAGGATTTTGTTAACTTTTTTTATGACAGCTCCAAAATGATCAATGGGCCCTGGAGTATG ATTTATGACGCTATTCCCCTGGTACGCAACCTGCCACTGCCCTTCAACAAAGTCTTTCAATTGTTCAGG TCTGCACGTGAACAACGTTCGGAGTTGATGGCTGAGAGCAAAAAGACCAGAGTTCCTGGTAAACCACGACATTTCATTGACTGCTACCTGGATGAAATtgataag AGAGGAAACGATGGCTCGTCATTTTCTGAAGACCAGCTTTGTTCATATCTCATGGATCTTCACTTTGCTGGGACAGACACGACCGCCAACACCGTGCTCACTGCCTTCCTCTACCTAATGAATTATCCAGAGGCACAGG AGCAATGTCAGAAGGAAATCGACAAAATTCTGGATGGGAAGGATTACGTCAGCTTTGAATGCAGGGACCAGATGCCATATGTGCAG GCCGTCCTTCATGAGGTCCAGAGGTTGGCTAACACTGttcctctcagtgttttccacTGCACCACTAAAGACACAGAGCTAATGGGATACTCCATACCCAGG GGAACCGTTGTCATCCCCAACCTGCACTCAGTGCTGAATGAGGAGGGACAGTGGAAATCCCCCCACGGATTCCACCCTGAAAACTTCCTCAATGAGAAGGGCGAGTTTGTGAAGCCAGAGGCTTTCACGCCTTTCTCTGTCG GTCCTCGTACGTGTCTTGGAGAAGGTCTGGCTCGAATGGAACTCTTCCTCATCGTTGTGACTCTGCTGAGGAGGTTTAAGTTCATCTGGCCTGAGGATGCAGGAGAGCCAGACTACACTCCTATTTTTGGAGCGACCCAGACCCCCAAACCGTATTCCATGAAGCTCCAACTCAGATAG